In Apium graveolens cultivar Ventura chromosome 10, ASM990537v1, whole genome shotgun sequence, the following are encoded in one genomic region:
- the LOC141691200 gene encoding LRR receptor-like serine/threonine-protein kinase EFR produces the protein MSFTYLQFIIFFSLIFLTTLTISLSNTVYAYSSNVTDQQALLSVRASITGDPLGVLSSWNHSVHFCHWKGVTCSRRRQRVIAIDLSSLQLEGTLSSHIGNLSLLKAIYLDKNNFRGSVPGDIGKLFHLKYLHLGSNFFHGRFPMNIKNCSNIKSISMENNILGGKVPTESLSWSKLTIFNLRTNNFTGSIAPSIGNMSALSLLDIGSNHLMGNIPLEVANLLKLEHLRLSVNNLLGIVPLQLYNVSSISFLSLTENELEGSLPGDLGLTLPSLQYFLVGINKFAGPFPPSITNASKLMYIDIPYNNICGPLPMNFGSLLNLKWLDLGSNQLGYNQPNGGLSFLSSFVNITCLKFVGLFKNGLSGELPNSIVNLSSTLVQLDFSKNYIYGTIPKEIGNLDSMTTLELYENLLTGSIPDTICKLSQLGILSLSHNNISGVIPACISNISGLNILNLDNNTLHGSIPTALFNISTLQGFSLYNNHLSGVIPKQIAGLSSICLYLYLNENLLSGPLPSEIGSLTHLVSLDLSHNKLTGQIPTSLGDCVMLEYLAMDHNYFTGSIPTSFKDLKGLHFLDLSNNNLSGNIPHSFEEYRLVVFLNLSHNKLDGEMLIKGLFSNVSAFSVVGNSQLCGGIEALQLPNCPENITTKKKSFTLIIIPLAVLLPLATCLTFVCFRFKKSKQKNVQILDFQDNQYPRLSYQDLLLATTDFSLSNLLGEGRYGSVYKGTLEASQQIVAVKVLNVQVHGANKKFLAECETLRNIRHRNLIKIITACSSIDFKGNDFKAIIFEFMAHGSLDNWLHPCPYPSNQGNDRNLTLLQRLNIGIDVALAVDYLHHQCHIKIIHCDIKPSNILLDEEFVARVSDFGLAIFLSTNTCDINHEQSSSTGVGGTIGYVPPEYGMGGKITAEGDVYSYGILLLELFSGQRPTGSSILLEHATNLHDYVRNALPHRVMEIVDPRIIIQQQDHSTMEACLSSIFEIGVLCSFERPRERIDISVAIKKLYVTRDKLLRRW, from the exons ATGAGTTTTACCTATCTCCAGTTCATAATTTTCTTCAGTTTGATATTTTTAACAACATTAACAATATCATTAAGTAACACAGTGTATGCATATTCAAGTAATGTCACCGACCAACAGGCTTTGCTTTCGGTCAGGGCTTCCATAACAGGAGATCCTTTGGGCGTGCTGAGCTCATGGAACCATTCTGTCCACTTCTGTCACTGGAAAGGCGTTACATGCAGCCGCAGACGGCAGAGGGTAATAGCAATAGACCTCTCCTCACTACAGTTGGAGGGTACATTGTCATCTCATATCGGAAACCTGTCCTTGCTCAAAGCAATTTACCTTGATAAAAACAACTTCCGTGGCTCCGTCCCAGGAGACATAGGTAAACTGTTTCACCTAAAATATCTTCATCTGGGAAGCAATTTCTTTCACGGTAGGTTTCCAATGAATATAAAAAATTGTTCAAATATTAAAAGTATCAGCATGGAAAATAACATTCTCGGAGGAAAGGTACCTACTGAATCTTTATCTTGGTCTAAACTTACCATCTTCAATTTAAGGACAAATAACTTCACTGGATCGATCGCGCCTTCTATTGGGAACATGTCAGCTCTTAGTCTCCTTGATATAGGCAGCAACCATCTAATGGGGAACATACCTTTGGAAGTTGCTAACCTCTTGAAGCTAGAGCATCTTCGATTGTCAGTGAACAACTTGTTAGGTATTGTTCCCCTGCAACTTTACAACGTCTCTTCCATCTCTTTTCTTAGCCTAACTGAAAATGAGTTAGAAGGAAGTCTTCCGGGAGATTTGGGCTTAACCCTTCCTAGCTTGCAATACTTCCTTGTTGGAATTAACAAATTTGCAGGGCCTTTTCCACCATCCATAACTAATGCTTCAAAACTTATGTATATTGACATACCATATAATAATATTTGTGGTCCTCTACCCATGAATTTCGGAAGCCTTTTGAATCTTAAATGGTTAGACCTGGGCAGCAATCAACTTGGATATAATCAGCCCAATGGTGGCTTAAGCTTTCTCAGTTCTTTCGTCAACATTACCTGTCTCAAATTCGTGGGCCTATTTAAGAATGGTTTAAGTGGGGAGCTCCCTAATTCCATTGTCAATCTCTCGAGTACATTAGTTCAACTAGACTTTTCTAAAAATTACATTTACGGAACCATACCCAAAGAAATTGGGAATCTTGATAGCATGACAACTTTGGAATTGTACGAAAACTTGTTAACAGGAAGTATTCCTGATACAATTTGTAAGTTATCCCAGTTAGGAATACTGTCTCTAAGTCACAACAACATTTCAGGAGTAATTCCAGCTTGCATAAGCAACATTAGTGGATTAAACATTCTCAATTTAGACAACAACACGCTCCACGGAAGCATACCTACTGCGTTGTTTAACATCTCAACTTTACAGGGGTTTAGCCTTTATAACAACCACCTCAGTGGTGTGATACCCAAGCAAATCGCTGGACTTTCTTCTATCTGCCTTTATCTTTACTTGAATGAAAATCTATTGTCGGGGCCACTACCATCAGAAATCGGAAGTTTAACACATCTCGTCTCCCTAGATCTTTCACACAACAAACTTACGGGACAAATACCCACTAGTCTGGGTGATTGTGTTATGTTGGAGTATCTAGCAATGGACCATAACTATTTTACAGGTAGTATTCCAACTTCTTTTAAAGATTTAAAAGGTCTTCACTTTCTGGATCTTTCAAATAACAATCTGTCAGGAAATATTCCTCACTCTTTTGAAGAATATCGTCTAGTTGTGTTCCTAAATCTCTCACACAATAAACTTGATGGTGAAATGCTTATAAAAGGCCTGTTCTCAAATGTTAGTGCTTTTTCAGTCGTTGGAAATTCTCAACTTTGTGGAGGTATTGAAGCATTGCAATTGCCTAATTGTCCAGAAAACATCACGACTAAGAAAAAGTCGTTTACATTGATCATAATTCCACTCGCAGTTCTTCTCCCTCTTGCTACATGTCTTACTTTTGTTTGCTTTCGATTCAAGAAGTCCAAGCAGAAAAACGTCCAAATCTTAGATTTTCAGGACAACCAATACCCTAGGCTTTCATATCAAGATCTTCTTCTAGCAACAACCGATTTTTCCCTAAGCAATTTGCTAGGAGAAGGAAGATATGGTTCGGTATACAAAGGAACTTTAGAAGCATCACAGCAGATTGTTGCTGTGAAAGTACTGAATGTCCAAGTACACGGAGCTAACAAAAAATTCTTAGCAGAATGTGAAACACTGAGAAATATTCGCCACAGAAATCTCATCAAGATCATCACAGCTTGCTCTAGCATTGACTTTAAGGGTAACGACTTCAAGGCAATAATTTTTGAGTTCATGGCACATGGGAGTCTAGATAACTGGTTACATCCATGTCCTTACCCATCTAATCAAGGGAATGACAGAAATTTAACTCTACTCCAGAGATTGAATATTGGGATTGATGTTGCATTGGCGGTGGATTACCTACATCATCAATGCCATATAAAAATCATTCACTGTGACATAAAGCCAAGTAATATTCTTCTTGACGAAGAATTTGTTGCTCGAGTTAGTGATTTTGGTTTGGCCATATTTTTATCAACTAATACATGTGACATAAATCACGAACAATCAAGTTCAACTGGTGTTGGAGGAACCATTGGATATGTTCCACCAG AGTATGGAATGGGTGGGAAAATAACTGCAGAGGGAGATGTGTACAGCTACGGAATTCTTTTACTCGAATTATTCTCCGGACAAAGACCTACAGGTAGCAGCATATTACTGGAACATGCTACTAATCTTCACGATTACGTGAGAAATGCACTTCCCCACAGAGTGATGGAGATTGTTGATCCCCGGATAATAATACAACAACAAGATCATAGTACCATGGAAGCTTGCCTCTCTTCAATATTCGAAATTGGAGTTTTATGTTCATTTGAAAGGCCAAGAGAACGCATAGACATCAGTGTTGCTATTAAGAAATTATATGTTACAAGAGACAAACTTCTGAGACGCTGGTAG
- the LOC141692950 gene encoding glutelin type-D 1-like, with product MDIDLTPKVAKKVYGGDGGSYHAWCPNDLPMLKQGNIGAAKLSLNKNGFALPCYSDSAKVAYILQGSGVAGIVLPEKEEKVIPIKTGDSIALPFGVVTWWYNKEDTELVVLFLGDTSKAHKTGSFTNFFLTGSNGTFTGFSTEFVGRAWDLDDKVVKTLVGNQSGNGIVKLDAGFKITEPNEKHRNGLVLNCLEAPLDVDIKNGGRVVVLNTKNLPLVGEVGLGADLVRLDGSAMCSPGFSCDSAYQVTYIVRGSGRAQVVGIDGKRVLETTVEAGNLFIVPRFFVVSKIGNPEGLEWFSIISTPNPVFTHLAGSIGAWKALSPQVLQASFNVGSDVEKQFRSKRTSDAIFFPPPK from the exons ATGGATATAGATTTGACACCCAAAGTGGCCAAGAAAGTGTACGGAGGTGATGGTGGAAGTTACCATGCATGGTGTCCTAATGATCTGCCAATGTTGAAACAAGGCAATATTGGTGCAGCCAAGCTTTCTCTCAACAAAAATGGCTTTGCACTTCCCTGTTATTCTGATTCCGCTAAGGTTGCTTATATTCTTCAAG GGAGTGGAGTTGCTGGAATTGTTCTTCCGGAGAAAGAAGAGAAGGTTATACCTATCAAGACAGGGGATTCCATTGCTCTTCCTTTTGGTGTTGTGACATGGTGGTACAATAAGGAGGACACGGAGCTTGTAGTTCTTTTCTTGGGAGATACTTCGAAAGCCCACAAAACTGGTTCATTTACTAACTTCTTCTTGACGGGCTCTAATGGAACCTTCACAGGCTTTTCCACTGAGTTTGTAGGCAGGGCATGGGACTTGGATGATAAGGTCGTGAAGACCCTCGTCGGTAATCAATCAGGTAATGGAATTGTCAAGCTTGATGCAGGTTTCAAGATTACTGAGCCCAATGAGAAACACCGAAATGGATTGGTGTTGAACTGTCTTGAAGCCCCACTAGATGTTGATATCAAAAATGGTGGAAGGGTTGTGGTATTAAACACTAAGAATTTGCCTTTGGTTGGTGAGGTTGGACTTGGGGCTGATCTTGTTAGGCTAGATGGAAGTGCAATGTGCTCTCCTGGTTTTTCATGTGATTCGGCATACCAGGTGACTTACATCGTTCGGGGCAGTGGGCGTGCTCAGGTTGTTGGCATAGATGGAAAACGCGTTCTAGAAACAACTGTGGAGGCTGGTAATCTGTTCATTGTGCCTAGGTTCTTTGTGGTGTCAAAGATTGGTAATCCTGAAGGCCTGGAATGGTTTTCTATCATATCAACACCAAA TCCGGTATTCACCCATCTAGCTGGAAGCATTGGTGCATGGAAGGCCTTGTCTCCACAAGTTCTCCAGGCATCTttcaatgtgggttccgatgtGGAGAAGCAATTCCGCTCTAAAAGGACCTCGGATGCCATCTTCTTCCCTCCCCCCAAGTGA